The following is a genomic window from Crossiella equi.
ACTCGCGCGGCTTCAACGTCAACAGCCCGGAGGCCGACGCCAAGAAGGGCCTGTTCCTGCCGTACTCCAGCACGCTCAGCGCGCCGCAGTGGAAGACGCTCAAGGCCCAGTACCTGACCAACCCGGCCTGGCAGCAGCTGCGGCACACCACCGCGCAGGTGCCGTACCTGTACAACTCCTCGACCAAGCAGCTGATCAGCTACGAGGACCCGCAGTCGATCGCGGTGAAGGCGGCCTACGCCAAGCAGACCGGGCTGCGCGGCACGTTCATGTGGGAGCTCTCCGACGACGACGCCCAGTGGAGCCTGCTGGAGGCCATGCGCGGGCCGTTCGGGAGCTAGATGATTGATCGCGTGAAGCTTGGGTGAAGTAGCCCCCGGCCACAGACGTGGACGGAGGGTGTTCAAGATCGAGTTGTGAGCAACGACCTGAACACCCTCCTCACCGCACTTTACGTGTTGATCGACGACCGCGTGGTACCGCCCCGCACTGGCCGGGGACGCCGTCCCCGGCTCACCGACAGCGAACTGATCTGCTTGGCCGTGGCCCAGGCACTGCTGGGCTTTCACAACGAACGACGCTGGGTCCGGCACGTGCACACCAACACCGAGTTGCACGCGATGTTCCCGGCCATGCCCCACCAGTCGGGCTATCACGTCCGGCTGAAGAAGGCCCGCCCCCTACTGTGCAAGACGATCCGCACCCTGGCCATCTCCTGCCCATCCTGGTTCGACGATCTGTGGATCACCGACGCGACCCCGGTGCCCTGCGGCATGTCACGCGAGACGGTCAAGCGTTCCGACCTGGCAGGACATGCCGGATACGGCTACTGCCGGTCCCATTCCCGCTGGTACTGGGGACTGAAGCTGTATCTGGTGTGCTCCGGGGACGGCATGCCGGCCATGTGGTGCCTGGCCAACCCCAAGATCGGCGAACGCGAGGTACTGGGCGCCCTGCTCGGGCACAACCAGCACCTCCTGCGCGACGGCCAGGTCCTGCTCGCCGACAAGGGCTTCGCCGGCCGGGACTTCGAGGGGCTCACCCGTGAGATGGGACTTTGGCTGCTGCGACCAGATCGCAAGAACGAACCGTTCCGCCACGGTGATCTCGGCGGCGTTCGCCAGTGGATCGAGTCGGTCAACCAGACCCTGAAGGGCCAGCTTGACCTTGAACGACACGGTGCACGCACCCCTCACGGCGTGTTCACCCGCATCGCGCAGCGCCTACTGGCTATGTCCGCGGGCATCTGGCACAACTGGACCATCGGCGTGACCAGCAAACGAGCACTGACCGCCTTCGATCACTAACACCAACTTCACGCGATCAATCATCTAGTCCAGGACGCGGTAGTGGTAGCGCGTGGCGTCGGTGAACCCGGCGCCCGCGTACAACCTCCGCGCCCCCTCGTTCGACTCGACCACCTGCAGGAAGGCGCGCGTCGCGCCCCGGTCCGCCGCCCAGCGCAGCAGCCCGGCCAGCACGGTGCGCGCCAGCCCCCGCCTCCGGCATTCCGGGCGGCAGTACATCGAGTACAGCCCCACCCAGTCCTCCACCAGCGCTCCGCGTGCGATGGCCTGGCCGCCCAGGTCCGCGTACCCGGCGGGCACCCCGGTCAGGATCTGCTGGGTGATGAACCTCGTGGCCGCGGTGGTGCGGCCGCTCTCCTGCCAGTGCAGGTCCAGCCAGGCCTCGGTCGGCTCGCCGGTCACCAGCACCCCGGACGGCTCCGGCAGCCGGGCCAGCGCCTCGGCGATCACCACCTGCTGGACCAGGGTCGGTGTCACCACGCGGTAGCCGCGGGCGGCCAGCACCTCGTCCAGCCCGGCGGGCTCGCTGTCCGGGCCGACCTGGAACACGCTCGCCTGCCCGAGCCGCCGGTAGTGCCGCTCCACCTCCACGATGGCCTCGGCCAGGTCCGCCGGGGCGCGCAGCGGGACCACCGAGTTGGCCCGGTTGCTCACCCCGCCCGCACTGCGGAGCAGCCATCCGTCCAGCTCACGGACGTGCGGTCCGGGCCAGGCGCGTGCGGTCAGCGTGGCGAAGGAGGGTGACTGAGTATGCATGTCGATGAATTTATATTCATTCAGATTCACGTGCAACGGCATTTCGCCCGCCCTCCGTCCTTGGGTGTGGGACGAGGAGAGGAGTCCGGATGGGGCCGCTTGGCCGGTGGGTCGTCGGGGCGTTCGCGGTCACGGCCGCCCTGGTGCTCGTCGGCTGTGGAGAGCGGAACCAAGCCGGGTCCACACCCTCGGCCACTCCCAGTGGTCCCAGCACGCAGGTGAGCAACGAGTCGCCAGTGCGCAAGCTGAACGAGGAGCAACGCCAGCAGGTGGCCAAGGCCAGGCAAGAGGGCCGGAAGACCATACTGCTCATGGTGTTCACCGAACCCGGGGCGACCGACAAGGTCGCCGAGGGGCTGCGCGCACTCGGAGCGACTGTGGAGGTCAGTGACGGTGCGGTCGCGTATCTGCGGGTCGATGTGCCCCTCGACGCCGTGGAACGTGCCGCCGGGCTGCCCTCTGTCACATCAGTGGAAGTGGATCGGCTGATCCCGCGAGACGACCCCACACCGGGAGTGCAGACCGGTGTGGGGTCGTCGGGGTAGCTACTCCACCTCGTTCACCTCGACCGTGCCGGTCCCGGCCACGCCCTCGGCCGTGGTCC
Proteins encoded in this region:
- a CDS encoding GNAT family N-acetyltransferase; the encoded protein is MHTQSPSFATLTARAWPGPHVRELDGWLLRSAGGVSNRANSVVPLRAPADLAEAIVEVERHYRRLGQASVFQVGPDSEPAGLDEVLAARGYRVVTPTLVQQVVIAEALARLPEPSGVLVTGEPTEAWLDLHWQESGRTTAATRFITQQILTGVPAGYADLGGQAIARGALVEDWVGLYSMYCRPECRRRGLARTVLAGLLRWAADRGATRAFLQVVESNEGARRLYAGAGFTDATRYHYRVLD
- a CDS encoding IS982 family transposase, with product MSNDLNTLLTALYVLIDDRVVPPRTGRGRRPRLTDSELICLAVAQALLGFHNERRWVRHVHTNTELHAMFPAMPHQSGYHVRLKKARPLLCKTIRTLAISCPSWFDDLWITDATPVPCGMSRETVKRSDLAGHAGYGYCRSHSRWYWGLKLYLVCSGDGMPAMWCLANPKIGEREVLGALLGHNQHLLRDGQVLLADKGFAGRDFEGLTREMGLWLLRPDRKNEPFRHGDLGGVRQWIESVNQTLKGQLDLERHGARTPHGVFTRIAQRLLAMSAGIWHNWTIGVTSKRALTAFDH